One Nicotiana tomentosiformis chromosome 1, ASM39032v3, whole genome shotgun sequence genomic window, CCCCGCTCCCACCCAACAAGAATCCAAACCATTTCCCTCTAAGAAATCTGCTAGATAATTCTAGCAAGAACGAAAAAGATTGGCGAAAAGATTCTTGGGCATATCTCTTTTGTACTCTATTTGGCAAGTTGCTCGGATCGCATGTGAACAATTTTCTGGATTTGTCTTAGCAATGGCGGAGCCAAAAATttatataagaaaattaaataagaTACTAATCTTAGATCGTCCACCTGGAATGTGAATCTACGACCTAAAACAATTTTTGAACCCCTTTGCTACTTTACAAGAATTTTTTCCTTATGTTAAGGAGATTCgacagtttaaatattataaaaagaatTCATTTTACTCACTCCACAGAGTGTAATTTTTCAACGCCCTATTGGTAAAAATGGATATTCTCTATACTATCTTCACCTGTATAGCGATCctcttattcatatgtgtcgctCCCATTTTAGTTTTAATAGTAAGGATCTATGTTGGCAAGTCAATCAGAAACCCCAAATATGCACCAGTGGTAGGGACCGTGTTTCATCAACTCTTCTACTTCAACAGACTCTATGATTATCAAACAGAAGTGGCTAAAAAAACCCCTACTTCCCGGCTTCTATCGCCGGAGCAGAGTGAAACATATACTACTGATTCAAGAAATATTGAACACATTCTTAAGACCAACTTTAGCAAGTACTCCAAAGGCAAGCGTAATCAAGAAGTTCTGAGGGACTTGTTTGGCGAAGGGATTTTTGCCGTAGATGGTGAAAAATGGAAGCAACAGAGAAAACTTTCAAGCTTTGAGTTCTCAGCAAGGGTCTTGAGAGACTTTAGCTGCACAGTTTTCAGAAAAAGAGCAACCAAATTAGTCAGCAAGGTTTCTGATTTCTCTCTTGCCAACCAAGTTTTTGATATGCAAGTAAGTTATTCAACAACTCTCTTTAGCACTTACCCTCAAATTTAACAATACTTGAACAGCTCAATAATTTCACTGGTTAGTTGTTATTACTAGACTATGGCACCATATTTGTAGGAACTGTTAATGAGAAGCTCCCTGGATTCAATATTCAAAGTTGGCTTTGGAGTTGATCTGAACTGCCTGAATGGATCAGGAGGAGATAATAACAAATTCATCAAAGCCTTTGATGACTCGAATGAATTGACATACTGGCGCTATGTCGATCCATTCTGGAAGCTTAAGAGATTCTTCAACATTGGCTCTGAATTCCTCCTTAAAAAGAACATCAAGTACATCCACGAATTCGTTGATGAACTGATAAGAACAAGGCGCAAACAGCTAGAAATGAAACAAGATTCTGTAAGTCTTATTTTGTTATTATTAGAATATTTTGAGAGCTGGAAGTGAAACGTTTCCATCTTCTAAAGCTTATGAATCTTTTTTCCGTTGTGCAAGATGGATAAGGAGGACATACTCTCAAGGTTTCTGGTAGAGAGTAAGAAGGATCCAGAGAAAATGAATGATCAATATCTCAGAGATATTATACTGAATTTCATGCTTGCTGGCAAAGATAGTAGTGCTAATACTCTTTCATGGTTTTTCTACATGCTTTGCAAGAGCCCCTTGATCCAAGTAAAGGTTGTTGAGGAAATAAGACAAGTTATTGGTTATAACATAAGCGATAGTGAAAGTGTAGATGATTTTGTGGCAAGTATTACAGAAGAAGTCCTAGAAAAAATGCATTATCTTCATGCAACATTGACAGAGACCTTGAGGCTATACCCTGCAGTCCCAGTGGTAAAACATTTGTTTAAGAAAACACAATTTTTTCATAATCGAAACCAAACTACTCTATCATTTCTACTTTCTGTATCTATAGATGACTATTTGTCATATCCAACATGTTATTTTTTTATACTCAGGATGGCAGGTGCGCGGATGCAGATGATGTTCTTCCTGATGGCTTTCACATCAGAAAGGGGGATGGAGTCTATTATATATCCTATGCAATGGGGAGAATGCCTTACATTTGGGGAAATGACGCTGAGGATTTCCGACCTGAAAGATGGTTGAAGGATGGGATTTTCCAGCCAGAGTCACCATTCAAATTCATAGCATTTCATGTAAGTATTAAACTTCCATACTTTATTAGCGCGACTACCAAATTGATATAGATGATCACTGAGGCTATATAGTTTGTTGTTAAGTGTAGTTCAGAAAATAGGAAATTATGCTCAAATATGTCAAGTTTTAGTACAGACCTAACGGAATATATAGCAGTTTGCATGCTTCACATAAGGGCTGCATCATGTTATTATTCTCTAACTAGTTGTTTCATTTGATTTACAGGCTGGTCCACGAATATGTCTAGGCAAAGATTTTGCTTATCGACAAATGAAGATTTTAGCAATagctcttcttcatttcttcaggTTCAAATTATCAGATGACACGAAAGAAGTAACTTATAGAACCATGTTTACACTCCACATCAATGAAGGGCTTCCAGTTCTTGCAGTTCCAAGA contains:
- the LOC104090199 gene encoding cytochrome P450 704C1-like, with amino-acid sequence MDILYTIFTCIAILLFICVAPILVLIVRIYVGKSIRNPKYAPVVGTVFHQLFYFNRLYDYQTEVAKKTPTSRLLSPEQSETYTTDSRNIEHILKTNFSKYSKGKRNQEVLRDLFGEGIFAVDGEKWKQQRKLSSFEFSARVLRDFSCTVFRKRATKLVSKVSDFSLANQVFDMQELLMRSSLDSIFKVGFGVDLNCLNGSGGDNNKFIKAFDDSNELTYWRYVDPFWKLKRFFNIGSEFLLKKNIKYIHEFVDELIRTRRKQLEMKQDSMDKEDILSRFLVESKKDPEKMNDQYLRDIILNFMLAGKDSSANTLSWFFYMLCKSPLIQVKVVEEIRQVIGYNISDSESVDDFVASITEEVLEKMHYLHATLTETLRLYPAVPVDGRCADADDVLPDGFHIRKGDGVYYISYAMGRMPYIWGNDAEDFRPERWLKDGIFQPESPFKFIAFHAGPRICLGKDFAYRQMKILAIALLHFFRFKLSDDTKEVTYRTMFTLHINEGLPVLAVPRRG